In a genomic window of Deltaproteobacteria bacterium:
- a CDS encoding 3-isopropylmalate dehydratase small subunit, with product MAAVVERVQGTACVLRGDDIDTDRIIPARYLRCVTFDGIGQYAFEDDRKQAKGNHPLDDKRFAGAGILIVGRNFGCGSSREHAPQALMRFGFNAFIGASFAEIFHGNCTAMGLPCVTLGERDLATLMDSVELDPTQRVAIDLAARTVTSRAGVMQAEIRDGTRKALLEGSWNATAVLIEAGDAIERTARTIPYVAGFPS from the coding sequence ATGGCCGCGGTAGTCGAGCGAGTTCAAGGCACCGCGTGCGTGCTGCGCGGCGACGACATCGACACGGATCGAATCATCCCCGCGCGCTACCTGCGCTGCGTCACGTTCGACGGCATCGGCCAGTACGCCTTCGAGGACGACCGCAAGCAAGCGAAGGGCAATCACCCGCTCGACGACAAGCGCTTCGCCGGTGCGGGCATCCTGATCGTGGGCCGGAACTTCGGGTGCGGCTCCTCGCGCGAGCACGCGCCGCAGGCGCTCATGCGCTTCGGCTTCAACGCCTTCATCGGCGCCTCGTTCGCCGAGATCTTCCACGGCAACTGCACCGCCATGGGCCTGCCCTGCGTGACGCTCGGCGAGCGCGATCTCGCGACGCTAATGGACAGCGTCGAGCTCGACCCGACCCAACGAGTCGCGATCGATCTGGCCGCGCGCACGGTGACTTCGCGTGCGGGCGTGATGCAGGCCGAGATCCGCGACGGCACGCGCAAGGCGCTGCTCGAAGGCAGCTGGAACGCGACCGCCGTGCTGATCGAGGCCGGCGACGCGATCGAGCGCACCGCGCGCACGATCCCGTACGTGGCGGGCTTCCCGAGCTGA
- a CDS encoding GDP-mannose 4,6-dehydratase — translation MGRVLVTGAAGFIGARVCGLLLDEGREVVGLDDLNDAYDPRVKENRLATLTPRAGFSFARADIANRAALASALPAGAFDACINLAARAGVRTSVENPWVYVDTNVTGTLNLLAFCRERAIAKFVLASTSSVYGESSAALFRETDESSLPLSPYAATKKAAEALAHTYHALHGLDVSVLRYFTVYGPAGRPDMSVFRFVQRIREGRPITVFGDGTMSRDFTFVDDVARGTVLALRPLGYDVINLGGDHPYAVNELIATIERALGRRAEIEHKPAHPADVPRTAASIERARAQLGWAPRVSLAEGVAAAVAWYEANRAWAKDVRTD, via the coding sequence GTGGGGCGCGTTCTCGTCACCGGCGCGGCGGGCTTCATCGGCGCGCGCGTGTGCGGGCTGTTATTGGACGAGGGCCGCGAAGTCGTCGGCCTCGACGACCTGAACGACGCCTACGACCCGCGCGTGAAGGAGAACCGGCTCGCGACGCTGACGCCTCGCGCCGGCTTCTCGTTCGCGCGCGCCGACATCGCGAATCGCGCAGCGCTTGCGTCCGCGCTGCCCGCGGGCGCCTTCGACGCGTGCATCAACCTCGCGGCGCGCGCCGGCGTGCGCACGAGCGTCGAGAACCCGTGGGTCTACGTCGACACGAACGTGACGGGCACGCTGAACCTGCTCGCGTTCTGCCGCGAGCGCGCCATCGCGAAGTTCGTGCTCGCGTCGACCTCGAGCGTGTACGGAGAATCGAGCGCCGCGCTGTTCCGTGAGACGGACGAGTCGAGCCTCCCGCTCTCGCCGTACGCCGCGACCAAGAAAGCCGCCGAGGCACTCGCGCACACGTATCACGCACTGCACGGCCTCGACGTGAGCGTGCTGCGGTACTTCACCGTGTACGGGCCCGCGGGTCGCCCCGACATGAGTGTGTTCCGCTTCGTGCAGCGCATTCGCGAGGGGCGCCCGATCACCGTGTTCGGCGACGGCACGATGTCGCGCGACTTCACGTTCGTGGACGACGTGGCGCGCGGCACCGTGCTCGCGCTGCGCCCGCTCGGCTACGACGTGATCAACCTCGGCGGCGATCACCCGTACGCGGTGAACGAGCTGATCGCGACGATCGAGCGCGCGCTCGGGCGCCGCGCCGAGATCGAGCACAAGCCCGCGCATCCTGCCGACGTCCCGCGCACCGCCGCAAGCATCGAGCGCGCGCGCGCGCAGCTCGGCTGGGCGCCGCGCGTCTCGCTCGCGGAAGGCGTCGCCGCCGCGGTCGCGTGGTACGAGGCGAACCGCGCGTGGGCGAAGGACGTGCGGACGGACTGA